The following are encoded together in the Cynocephalus volans isolate mCynVol1 chromosome 4, mCynVol1.pri, whole genome shotgun sequence genome:
- the LOC134376626 gene encoding olfactory receptor 5A1-like: protein MAIKRCLLDSHQYHWINIVLCVATSRSMEVDGNHTSVAMFVLLGLSDEKELQLILFPVFLGIYIVTLIWNLGLIILIMINSNLHTPMYLFLSSLSFIDICYSSSISPRMLSDFLCDEKTISFMACATQYFVAAWMGLAECCLLATMAYDWYVAIGSPLQYSAIMVPGRCWKLIAVAYGSGFLSSLVRTVPCFHLSYCGPNIIQHFFCDIPQIISLSCSNPFICQMIVFLVAIFVGVGSLLVILLSYGFIAAFILKISSLKGSAKALNTCGSHLAAVTLYYGTALSVYMHPGSGHSMKHKVLSVLYVIFVPMLNPLIYSLRNKDIKEALERVIKKWGIYLSKNNI, encoded by the exons ATGGCGATTAAAAGGTGCCTGTTAGATTCTCACCAGTATCACTGGATTAACATAGTTCTTTGT GTGGCAACAAGCAGATCTATGGAAGTGGATGGAAACCACACCTCTGTGGCCATGTTTGTTCTCCTGGGACTTTCAGATGAGAAAGAACTGCAGCTCATCCTCTTTCCAGTCTTCCTGGGCATCTACATTGTGACCCTGATCTGGAACTTGGGTCTTATCATTCTCATCATGATCAACTCTAACCTTCATACACCCATGTACCTTTTTCTTAGTTCCCTGTCATTTATAGACATCTGCTACTCTTCTTCCATCAGCCCAAGGATGCTGTCAGACTTCTTATGTGATGAGAAAACAATTTCCTTCATGGCCTGTGCCACTCAGTATTTTGTCGCTGCCTGGATGGGTCTGGCTGAGTGCTGCCTCTTGGCCACCATGGCCTATGACTGGTATGTCGCCATCGGTAGCCCTCTGCAGTACTCAGCCATCATGGTCCCTGGCCGCTGTTGGAAGTTAATTGCTGTGGCCTATGGGAGTGGTTTTCTCAGTAGCTTAGTTCGAACAGTCCCTTGCTTTCATCTGTCCTACTGTGGGCCAAATATCATTCAACATTTCTTCTGTGACATACCTCAGATTATTTCTTTGTCATGCTCCAATcccttcatctgtcaaatgatTGTTTTTCTGGTCGCTATTTTTGTTGGTGTGGGCTCTTTGCTTGTTATCCTCTTATCCTATGGTTTCATTGCAGCCTTCATCCTGAAAATATCCTCATTAAAAGGAAGTGCCAAGGCCTTGAACACCTGTGGCTCCCACCTGGCCGCTGTGACACTGTACTATGGCACAGCCCTCTCTGTGTACATGCATCCTGGCTCTGGCCACTCCATGAAGCACAAGGTGCTGTCTGTTTTGTATGTTATCTTTGTCCCCATGTTAAACCCTCTGATCTATAGTCTGAGGAACAAGGACATCAAAGAGGCTCTCGAAAGGGTAATAAAGAAGTGGGGCATTTACCTCAGTAAGAATAACATTTAG